The Callospermophilus lateralis isolate mCalLat2 chromosome 15, mCalLat2.hap1, whole genome shotgun sequence genome window below encodes:
- the C15H10orf71 gene encoding cardiac-enriched FHL2-interacting protein isoform X1, which produces MQGNKKCTDGFSDSSSIGSVLDDADREVSNLTDRAFRSLCISEDASFHDSNLSPDITHQVFGTFHQGTVSHTHRKSGIWSQLPSQGTEHAGWAATFQQLPKYVQGEEKYPKSSPPPTPSQRRLEMPVSGLRSSNKPVSKVSSLIKSFDRTESQHCDSRPPTSKPPALKNPSKFAPLPDSGVNFCFDSAFLTVRRVPAEVSNAHQNSLQPGRNHGEQESPKNPEMTCHGSGSFLPKPDNSASSFESRFPSPSHKPAKAEPIRGKEWAHKGTFLHSENSAFESWNAHQPKLLERKDIAETIPESKVPKHYEETPLSREPYPPEHKVSPCPVRASCTQEESRLAAGALSTSGPWGCRDPGPPVFPAEGKASSSQPDPQPKSTQPPWRKPKTGKGGKESLQDTLEEKKQTSRRGPPLHSKHNLQGQFPEDEVVDMPGDPNEHYSPPFNISKLLTPIIPAKHVLESSDTQSGEISPSPTGQLNGYQEKEPSECQSRDSYKSKAPSLLFNLKDVRKRVKSTYSPSPLLKGFDEKTRIKTDGKQEPVSNGVILSNGLEESPPSELSKERPANVPGASHSGTQKDPTTDPSESSADNHLTLSSPPTVTKALCVNGEAVERSSDGKEDANGEAELCPTRPGWSPDSRERHPRKHLSLKLCNRELEAGQVAEQTKSHQLENRLSRSISQETEPERDLRLQNPLLNQKFSPGPLSPEEEDVFYSDTQSDFMPSLQSKAKFSTSSSDQSFASFDDQQKSWFTESQREDRKNHVSAGDSETEEKEKVMGKDELQHCALRNGHVFMEEHSQGEALQREEEGLCGGRPRKASMEEGNFRGSWIAGNKDTALSHAKDPTPSPSSATNKHKLFTIKDNTLRATPVIKPIILPLLRTVSSEDSLGSSHKEEELPRQECGEDAAGLCAHESQEMPSTLTSTNMQGTYLKHMACEGLEDPGQVFSAARIDNSQPALKGNFPSPSPVGEGDRMRPPPEAAHEIMASDGKSRPTASGKLVAPPDIPRIALPEDDLEDERPLQSLGTCWEEQEQRQGFQSHFLSAPRAGPPGRRTVPGEMVTSPNPSSLGESSACSPATSSVWDDVSQAPEELGPPEEPPRASPWASPGPARLTRREDLTHGLMWEDSSDPQLEPGAEDLRSISPRGALLDVATSSAAPLEKPEPPAQLERAAGKPPAVPPKTEKALRRAKKLASKRRKTDLVQEKHGEFWEGKPCAEDSQRTERRPLSPGERSRARFPVVRSLPPPVHRHSVSGVSEPVGRRPWGPQPLTPLPAYPATQKVLQDPQSGEYFVFDLPLQVKIKTFYDPETGKYVKVSVPSSEGTSPEPPLQDALAAPYLLYPGFRPVPVTALMPLRCSSQLSAPTFLRQGPRARPQSAHEAGLQQIPGPQGDSTQHAAAQRPRGPPRSPEEEGAEAPGLGIISTDDLEDFATEGIS; this is translated from the coding sequence ATGCAGGGGAACAAGAAGTGCACAGACGGATTCAGCGACTCCTCAAGTATCGGTAGCGTGTTGGATGATGCAGACAGGGAGGTAAGCAACCTCACAGACCGGGCGTTCCGGAGCTTGTGCATCTCAGAAGATGCATCCTTCCATGATTCCAATCTGTCCCCAGATATCACCCATCAGGTGTTTGGGACTTTCCACCAGGGAACAGTGAGTCACACCCACAGAAAAAGTGGCATTTGGAGCCAGCTTCCGTCACAAGGTACAGAGCATGCAGGCTGGGCAGCCACCTTCCAACAGCTACCCAAGTATGTTCAAGGGGAGGAAAAGTACCCCAAAAGCAGCCCCCCACCAACACCATCCCAGAGGAGACTGGAGATGCCAGTTTCTGGCTTGAGGAGCAGCAACAAGCCTGTTTCCAAAGTATCATCGCTAATCAAGTCTTTCGATAGGACTGAGAGCCAACACTGTGATAGCAGACCTCCCACCAGCAAGCCTCCAGCTCTCAAAAATCCTTCCAAGTTTGCCCCTCTTCCAGACAGTGGTGTCAACTTCTGCTTTGATTCTGCTTTTCTGACTGTCAGGAGGGTTCCTGCTGAAGTCTCCAACGCCCATCAGAACAGCCTCCAGCCTGGAAGGAACCATGGAGAACAAGAGTCGCCTAAGAATCCTGAAATGACCTGTCATGGCTCCGGCAGCTTCCTCCCCAAACCTGACAACTCAGCCAGCTCATTTGAGTCAAGATTCCCCTCTCCATCCCACAAGCCAGCCAAGGCCGAACCCATAAGAGGCAAGGAGTGGGCTCACAAAGGGACTTTTCTGCACAGTGAAAACAGTGCTTTTGAGTCATGGAACGCCCACCAACCAAAGCTGCTCGAGAGAAAGGACATCGCAGAAACCATCCCAGAAAGCAAAGTCCCCAAACATTATGAGGAAACGCCCTTGTCAAGAGAACCTTATCCCCCTGAGCACAAAGTCTCTCCCTGCCCTGTTCGGGCCAGCTGCACTCAGGAAGAGAGCAGATTAGCAGCAGGGGCTCTGTCCACATCTGGACCCTGGGGCTGCAGAGATCCAGGACCCCCAGTATTCCCTGCAGAGGGAAAAGCTTCCAGCTCACAGCCTGACCCTCAGCCGAAGTCAACCCAGCCTCCATGGAGGAAACCAAAAACTGGCAAAGGAGGTAAAGAAAGTCTTCAAGACACTttggaagaaaagaaacagacCAGCAGGAGAGGCCCACCTCTGCACTCAAAGCACAACCTCCAGGGGCAATTTCCAGAAGATGAGGTTGTGGACATGCCTGGGGACCCTAATGAGCATTACAGTCCTCCTTTTAATATCAGTAAGCTCCTGACCCCCATTATACCCGCCAAGCATGTCCTGGAATCATCAGACACCCAGTCAGGGGAGATAAGCCCATCCCCCACAGGACAGCTGAACGGATACCAGGAGAAGGAGCCCAGTGAATGTCAGTCAAGAGACAGCTACAAATCCAAAGCACCCAGTCTGCTGTTCAACCTCAAGGATGTGCGGAAGCGTGTTAAGAGTACATACAGTCCCTCACCTCTCTTGAAAGGCTTCGATGAGAAAACCAGAATTAAGACTGATGGCAAGCAAGAACCTGTGAGCAATGGGGTCATCCTCTCCAATGGGCTTGAAGAAAGCCCTCCTAGTGAACTTTCTAAGGAGAGACCAGCCAATGTCCCTGGTGCATCACATAGCGGTACTCAGAAGGACCCTACCACAGACCCCAGTGAGTCCTCTGCAGACAATCACCTCACCCTCAGCTCACCTCCAACTGTCACCAAAGCCCTCTGTGTCAATGGGGAGGCTGTAGAAAGGAGCAGTGATGGGAAGGAAGATGCCAACGGAGAGGCAGAGCTGTGTCCCACCAGGCCAGGCTGGAGTCCAGACTCCAGGGAACGCCACCCCAGGAAGCACCTCTCCTTGAAACTTTGTAATAGGGAGCTTGAGGCCGGACAGGTTGCAGAGCAAACCAAGAGCCATCAGCTGGAGAACAGACTCTCAAGATCCATCTCCCAAGAGACAGAGCCAGAGAGAGACCTAAGACTTCAGAACCCACTCCTGAACCAGAAATTCTCCCCAGGGCCCCTCTCCCCCGAGGAGGAGGATGTGTTTTACAGCGACACCCAGTCCGATTTTATGCCAAGCCTCCAAAGTAAGGCCAAATTTAGCACCAGCTCTTCAGATCAATCCTTTGCCTCGTTTGATGATCAGCAGAAGTCGTGGTTTACTGAGAGCCAGCGGGAAGACAGGAAGAACCATGTGAGTGCAGGTGACAGTGAGACGGAAGAGAAGGAAAAGGTGATGGGGAAAGATGAGCTACAGCACTGTGCTTTAAGAAACGGACACGTGTTCATGGAGGAGCACAGTCAGGGGGAAGCACTGCAGAGAGAAGAGGAAGGTCTGTGTGGAGGGAGACCCAGGAAGGCATCGATGGAGGAAGGAAACTTCAGAGGCTCTTGGATTGCGGGAAATAAGGACACGGCCCTTTCACATGCCAAAGACCCCACCCCCTCTCCATCTTCTGCTACAAACAAGCACAAACTGTTTACAATTAAAGACAACACCCTTAGGGCCACCCCTGTGATCAAACCTATCATTCTGCCTCTTCTGCGGACTGTGTCCTCAGAGGACTCACTTGGCAGTAGCCACAAAGAAGAAGAATTACCAAGGCAAGAGTGCGGTGAAGATGCTGCTGGTCTCTGTGCCCATGAAAGCCAGGAAATGCCCAGCACCCTGACATCCACTAATATGCAGGGCACTTACTTGAAGCACATGGCCTGTGAAGGCCTAGAAGACCCTGGGCAGGTATTCAGTGCAGCCAGGATAGATAACTCCCAACCAGCCCTGAAGGGGAATTTCCCATCTCCATCACCGGTGGGAGAGGGGGACAGGATGAGGCCACCCCCAGAAGCAGCACATGAAATCATGGCAAGCGATGGCAAGAGCAGGCCCACAGCCTCAGGGAAGCTGGTTGCCCCACCAGATATCCCCAGGATTGCTCTACCTGAGGACGATTTAGAAGACGAGCGCCCCCTGCAGTCACTTGGCACTTGTtgggaagagcaggaacagagacaaggcttccaaagTCACTTTTTGTCTGCCCCCAGAGCAGGGCCCCCTGGGAGAAGAACGGTCCCTGGTGAGATGGTAACTTCCCCCAATCCCAGCTCCCTGGGAGAGAGCAGCGCGTGCTCCCCGGCCACCAGCAGTGTTTGGGATGATGTTTCCCAGGCTCCTGAGGAACTGGGTCCTCCGGAGGAGCCTCCCCGGGCCAGTCCCTGGGCGAGCCCGGGTCCTGCCAGGCTCACTCGGCGGGAGGACCTGACGCACGGCCTCATGTGGGAGGACAGCTCCGACCCGCAACTCGAGCCGGGGGCGGAAGACCTCCGGAGCATCTCTCCACGAGGTGCACTGCTGGACGTGGCCACCAGCTCAGCAGCCCCTCTTGAGAAACCAGAGCCACCTGCTCAGCTGGAGAGGGCCGCGGGCAAGCCACCGGCAGTCCCACCCAAAACAGAGAAGGCCCTGCGACGGGCCAAGAAACTAGCAAGCAAGAGGAGAAAGACCGACCTGGTGCAGGAGAAGCATGGCGAGTTCTGGGAGGGGAAACCCTGCGCAGAGGACTCACAGCGGACAGAGCGAAGGCCGCTGTCACCTGGAGAGAGGTCCCGCGCCAGGTTCCCTGTGGTCCGCTCCTTGCCTCCTCCCGTGCATCGCCACTCAGTGtccggggtctctgagcctgtggGGAGGCGGCCTTGGGGGCCCCAGCCCCTCACCCCGCTGCCCGCTTACCCCGCCACCCAGAAGGTCCTTCAGGATCCCCAGTCTGGAGAATACTTCGTCTTCGACTTGCCACTCCAGGTGAAAATCAAGACCTTCTACGACCCAGAGACTGGCAAGTACGTTAAGGTCTCTGTCCCATCCTCTGAGGGGACCTCCCCTGAGCCGCCCCTGCAGGATGCCCTGGCTGCTCCCTACCTGCTGTACCCTGGCTTCCGGCCCGTGCCAGTGACCGCCCTGATGCCTCTACGCTGCTCCTCCCAGCTGTCTGCCCCCACCTTCCTCAGGCAAGGCCCCCGCGCCAGGCCCCAGAGTGCCCACGAGGCTGGACTACAACAGATCCCTGGGCCTCAGGGCGACTCCACTCAGCATGCTGCTGCCCAGCGCCCCCGGGGACCGCCCCGGAGCCCAGAGGAGGAGGGCGCAGAAGCTCCAGGCCTGGGCATCATCTCCACTGACGACCTGGAAGACTTTGCCACTGAAGGCATTTCTTGA
- the C15H10orf71 gene encoding cardiac-enriched FHL2-interacting protein isoform X2: MMQTGRRVPAEVSNAHQNSLQPGRNHGEQESPKNPEMTCHGSGSFLPKPDNSASSFESRFPSPSHKPAKAEPIRGKEWAHKGTFLHSENSAFESWNAHQPKLLERKDIAETIPESKVPKHYEETPLSREPYPPEHKVSPCPVRASCTQEESRLAAGALSTSGPWGCRDPGPPVFPAEGKASSSQPDPQPKSTQPPWRKPKTGKGGKESLQDTLEEKKQTSRRGPPLHSKHNLQGQFPEDEVVDMPGDPNEHYSPPFNISKLLTPIIPAKHVLESSDTQSGEISPSPTGQLNGYQEKEPSECQSRDSYKSKAPSLLFNLKDVRKRVKSTYSPSPLLKGFDEKTRIKTDGKQEPVSNGVILSNGLEESPPSELSKERPANVPGASHSGTQKDPTTDPSESSADNHLTLSSPPTVTKALCVNGEAVERSSDGKEDANGEAELCPTRPGWSPDSRERHPRKHLSLKLCNRELEAGQVAEQTKSHQLENRLSRSISQETEPERDLRLQNPLLNQKFSPGPLSPEEEDVFYSDTQSDFMPSLQSKAKFSTSSSDQSFASFDDQQKSWFTESQREDRKNHVSAGDSETEEKEKVMGKDELQHCALRNGHVFMEEHSQGEALQREEEGLCGGRPRKASMEEGNFRGSWIAGNKDTALSHAKDPTPSPSSATNKHKLFTIKDNTLRATPVIKPIILPLLRTVSSEDSLGSSHKEEELPRQECGEDAAGLCAHESQEMPSTLTSTNMQGTYLKHMACEGLEDPGQVFSAARIDNSQPALKGNFPSPSPVGEGDRMRPPPEAAHEIMASDGKSRPTASGKLVAPPDIPRIALPEDDLEDERPLQSLGTCWEEQEQRQGFQSHFLSAPRAGPPGRRTVPGEMVTSPNPSSLGESSACSPATSSVWDDVSQAPEELGPPEEPPRASPWASPGPARLTRREDLTHGLMWEDSSDPQLEPGAEDLRSISPRGALLDVATSSAAPLEKPEPPAQLERAAGKPPAVPPKTEKALRRAKKLASKRRKTDLVQEKHGEFWEGKPCAEDSQRTERRPLSPGERSRARFPVVRSLPPPVHRHSVSGVSEPVGRRPWGPQPLTPLPAYPATQKVLQDPQSGEYFVFDLPLQVKIKTFYDPETGKYVKVSVPSSEGTSPEPPLQDALAAPYLLYPGFRPVPVTALMPLRCSSQLSAPTFLRQGPRARPQSAHEAGLQQIPGPQGDSTQHAAAQRPRGPPRSPEEEGAEAPGLGIISTDDLEDFATEGIS; this comes from the exons ATGATGCAGACAGGGAG GAGGGTTCCTGCTGAAGTCTCCAACGCCCATCAGAACAGCCTCCAGCCTGGAAGGAACCATGGAGAACAAGAGTCGCCTAAGAATCCTGAAATGACCTGTCATGGCTCCGGCAGCTTCCTCCCCAAACCTGACAACTCAGCCAGCTCATTTGAGTCAAGATTCCCCTCTCCATCCCACAAGCCAGCCAAGGCCGAACCCATAAGAGGCAAGGAGTGGGCTCACAAAGGGACTTTTCTGCACAGTGAAAACAGTGCTTTTGAGTCATGGAACGCCCACCAACCAAAGCTGCTCGAGAGAAAGGACATCGCAGAAACCATCCCAGAAAGCAAAGTCCCCAAACATTATGAGGAAACGCCCTTGTCAAGAGAACCTTATCCCCCTGAGCACAAAGTCTCTCCCTGCCCTGTTCGGGCCAGCTGCACTCAGGAAGAGAGCAGATTAGCAGCAGGGGCTCTGTCCACATCTGGACCCTGGGGCTGCAGAGATCCAGGACCCCCAGTATTCCCTGCAGAGGGAAAAGCTTCCAGCTCACAGCCTGACCCTCAGCCGAAGTCAACCCAGCCTCCATGGAGGAAACCAAAAACTGGCAAAGGAGGTAAAGAAAGTCTTCAAGACACTttggaagaaaagaaacagacCAGCAGGAGAGGCCCACCTCTGCACTCAAAGCACAACCTCCAGGGGCAATTTCCAGAAGATGAGGTTGTGGACATGCCTGGGGACCCTAATGAGCATTACAGTCCTCCTTTTAATATCAGTAAGCTCCTGACCCCCATTATACCCGCCAAGCATGTCCTGGAATCATCAGACACCCAGTCAGGGGAGATAAGCCCATCCCCCACAGGACAGCTGAACGGATACCAGGAGAAGGAGCCCAGTGAATGTCAGTCAAGAGACAGCTACAAATCCAAAGCACCCAGTCTGCTGTTCAACCTCAAGGATGTGCGGAAGCGTGTTAAGAGTACATACAGTCCCTCACCTCTCTTGAAAGGCTTCGATGAGAAAACCAGAATTAAGACTGATGGCAAGCAAGAACCTGTGAGCAATGGGGTCATCCTCTCCAATGGGCTTGAAGAAAGCCCTCCTAGTGAACTTTCTAAGGAGAGACCAGCCAATGTCCCTGGTGCATCACATAGCGGTACTCAGAAGGACCCTACCACAGACCCCAGTGAGTCCTCTGCAGACAATCACCTCACCCTCAGCTCACCTCCAACTGTCACCAAAGCCCTCTGTGTCAATGGGGAGGCTGTAGAAAGGAGCAGTGATGGGAAGGAAGATGCCAACGGAGAGGCAGAGCTGTGTCCCACCAGGCCAGGCTGGAGTCCAGACTCCAGGGAACGCCACCCCAGGAAGCACCTCTCCTTGAAACTTTGTAATAGGGAGCTTGAGGCCGGACAGGTTGCAGAGCAAACCAAGAGCCATCAGCTGGAGAACAGACTCTCAAGATCCATCTCCCAAGAGACAGAGCCAGAGAGAGACCTAAGACTTCAGAACCCACTCCTGAACCAGAAATTCTCCCCAGGGCCCCTCTCCCCCGAGGAGGAGGATGTGTTTTACAGCGACACCCAGTCCGATTTTATGCCAAGCCTCCAAAGTAAGGCCAAATTTAGCACCAGCTCTTCAGATCAATCCTTTGCCTCGTTTGATGATCAGCAGAAGTCGTGGTTTACTGAGAGCCAGCGGGAAGACAGGAAGAACCATGTGAGTGCAGGTGACAGTGAGACGGAAGAGAAGGAAAAGGTGATGGGGAAAGATGAGCTACAGCACTGTGCTTTAAGAAACGGACACGTGTTCATGGAGGAGCACAGTCAGGGGGAAGCACTGCAGAGAGAAGAGGAAGGTCTGTGTGGAGGGAGACCCAGGAAGGCATCGATGGAGGAAGGAAACTTCAGAGGCTCTTGGATTGCGGGAAATAAGGACACGGCCCTTTCACATGCCAAAGACCCCACCCCCTCTCCATCTTCTGCTACAAACAAGCACAAACTGTTTACAATTAAAGACAACACCCTTAGGGCCACCCCTGTGATCAAACCTATCATTCTGCCTCTTCTGCGGACTGTGTCCTCAGAGGACTCACTTGGCAGTAGCCACAAAGAAGAAGAATTACCAAGGCAAGAGTGCGGTGAAGATGCTGCTGGTCTCTGTGCCCATGAAAGCCAGGAAATGCCCAGCACCCTGACATCCACTAATATGCAGGGCACTTACTTGAAGCACATGGCCTGTGAAGGCCTAGAAGACCCTGGGCAGGTATTCAGTGCAGCCAGGATAGATAACTCCCAACCAGCCCTGAAGGGGAATTTCCCATCTCCATCACCGGTGGGAGAGGGGGACAGGATGAGGCCACCCCCAGAAGCAGCACATGAAATCATGGCAAGCGATGGCAAGAGCAGGCCCACAGCCTCAGGGAAGCTGGTTGCCCCACCAGATATCCCCAGGATTGCTCTACCTGAGGACGATTTAGAAGACGAGCGCCCCCTGCAGTCACTTGGCACTTGTtgggaagagcaggaacagagacaaggcttccaaagTCACTTTTTGTCTGCCCCCAGAGCAGGGCCCCCTGGGAGAAGAACGGTCCCTGGTGAGATGGTAACTTCCCCCAATCCCAGCTCCCTGGGAGAGAGCAGCGCGTGCTCCCCGGCCACCAGCAGTGTTTGGGATGATGTTTCCCAGGCTCCTGAGGAACTGGGTCCTCCGGAGGAGCCTCCCCGGGCCAGTCCCTGGGCGAGCCCGGGTCCTGCCAGGCTCACTCGGCGGGAGGACCTGACGCACGGCCTCATGTGGGAGGACAGCTCCGACCCGCAACTCGAGCCGGGGGCGGAAGACCTCCGGAGCATCTCTCCACGAGGTGCACTGCTGGACGTGGCCACCAGCTCAGCAGCCCCTCTTGAGAAACCAGAGCCACCTGCTCAGCTGGAGAGGGCCGCGGGCAAGCCACCGGCAGTCCCACCCAAAACAGAGAAGGCCCTGCGACGGGCCAAGAAACTAGCAAGCAAGAGGAGAAAGACCGACCTGGTGCAGGAGAAGCATGGCGAGTTCTGGGAGGGGAAACCCTGCGCAGAGGACTCACAGCGGACAGAGCGAAGGCCGCTGTCACCTGGAGAGAGGTCCCGCGCCAGGTTCCCTGTGGTCCGCTCCTTGCCTCCTCCCGTGCATCGCCACTCAGTGtccggggtctctgagcctgtggGGAGGCGGCCTTGGGGGCCCCAGCCCCTCACCCCGCTGCCCGCTTACCCCGCCACCCAGAAGGTCCTTCAGGATCCCCAGTCTGGAGAATACTTCGTCTTCGACTTGCCACTCCAGGTGAAAATCAAGACCTTCTACGACCCAGAGACTGGCAAGTACGTTAAGGTCTCTGTCCCATCCTCTGAGGGGACCTCCCCTGAGCCGCCCCTGCAGGATGCCCTGGCTGCTCCCTACCTGCTGTACCCTGGCTTCCGGCCCGTGCCAGTGACCGCCCTGATGCCTCTACGCTGCTCCTCCCAGCTGTCTGCCCCCACCTTCCTCAGGCAAGGCCCCCGCGCCAGGCCCCAGAGTGCCCACGAGGCTGGACTACAACAGATCCCTGGGCCTCAGGGCGACTCCACTCAGCATGCTGCTGCCCAGCGCCCCCGGGGACCGCCCCGGAGCCCAGAGGAGGAGGGCGCAGAAGCTCCAGGCCTGGGCATCATCTCCACTGACGACCTGGAAGACTTTGCCACTGAAGGCATTTCTTGA